In Schlegelella aquatica, one DNA window encodes the following:
- a CDS encoding AI-2E family transporter: MLALLALTLLVVYLCWRLVEPFVPALTWALVLAVVFNPLHERIRARVPGKSVVAALAVLLVTVAVAVPSVLVAQKVAEEALTHVEKLKGDPAKALMDQAIKRYPELAPTLRWLKREMDGSGQVDKMATFVVDGTRRFVSGSVYFVVGALVTLYLLFYFFRDKDKTLRALRRFAPLSDDESEKVFADVRDTIYAIVYGTLAVSLVQGVLGGLIFWWLKLPSPLLWGAVMAVLAILPVLGASIVWAPAAVALALGGEWDKALILAFWGSVVIGLIDNLLYPLLVKGRMRLHTVPVFIAVIGGLLVFGTAGVVLGPVVLAMAKALVEVWRHRLQPAPPVLMEDGSTAVSAAVAAPDRAPADTAPQNW; this comes from the coding sequence ATGCTCGCGCTCTTGGCGCTCACGCTGCTGGTGGTGTATCTGTGCTGGCGGCTCGTGGAGCCGTTCGTGCCCGCGCTCACCTGGGCCTTGGTGCTCGCCGTGGTGTTCAATCCGCTGCACGAGCGCATCCGGGCGCGGGTGCCGGGCAAGTCCGTGGTCGCCGCACTCGCCGTGCTGCTCGTCACGGTGGCAGTGGCCGTGCCTTCGGTGCTGGTGGCGCAGAAGGTGGCCGAGGAGGCGCTCACCCACGTCGAGAAGCTCAAGGGCGACCCGGCCAAGGCCCTGATGGACCAAGCCATCAAGCGCTACCCCGAGCTCGCCCCGACCCTGCGCTGGCTCAAGCGCGAGATGGACGGCTCGGGACAGGTGGACAAGATGGCCACTTTCGTCGTGGACGGCACCCGCCGGTTCGTCTCGGGCTCCGTCTACTTCGTGGTCGGCGCGCTGGTGACGCTGTACCTGTTGTTCTATTTCTTCCGCGACAAGGACAAGACGCTGCGGGCGCTCAGAAGGTTCGCGCCGCTGTCGGACGACGAGAGCGAGAAGGTCTTCGCCGACGTGCGCGACACGATCTACGCCATCGTCTACGGCACGTTGGCCGTCTCGCTCGTGCAGGGCGTGCTCGGCGGCCTGATCTTCTGGTGGCTGAAACTGCCCTCGCCGCTGTTGTGGGGCGCGGTGATGGCGGTGCTGGCGATCCTGCCCGTGCTGGGGGCCAGCATCGTCTGGGCGCCGGCGGCGGTGGCGCTCGCGCTGGGCGGCGAGTGGGACAAGGCGCTCATCCTCGCCTTCTGGGGCAGCGTCGTGATCGGTCTGATCGACAACCTGCTCTATCCGCTGCTCGTCAAGGGCCGCATGCGGTTGCACACGGTGCCGGTGTTCATCGCCGTGATCGGCGGGCTGCTGGTCTTCGGCACCGCGGGCGTCGTGCTGGGGCCGGTGGTGCTGGCGATGGCCAAGGCGCTCGTCGAGGTGTGGCGCCACCGGCTGCAACCCGCCCCGCCCGTCTTGATGGAGGACGGCAGCACTGCGGTGAGCGCGGCGGTCGCGGCCCCTGACCGCGCCCCCGCAGACACGGCGCCTCAGAACTGGTAG
- the flgA gene encoding flagellar basal body P-ring formation chaperone FlgA, with product MPRLRLRDLAASALALGGWTYAAAAADAPLAQVEKVLHQEAQARLPRQADVGASTPRIEVSVGELDSRVRLAPCARIEPYVPAGFKPWGRTRVGVRCTEGPTRWNVFLPVTVRVYAQAWVARTALPAGAVVSEADLVRAEVDLAASPDPVIEDAGRAVGRTLARAVAPGEPFRTTHMRPIQWFSAGETVKVVAVGKGFTVVGEARALGPGLDGQKVRVRTDSGRVVVGVASAAQTVEVRL from the coding sequence ATGCCTCGCCTTCGCCTGCGTGACCTCGCCGCCAGCGCTCTCGCGCTCGGGGGCTGGACGTACGCGGCCGCGGCGGCCGACGCCCCGCTGGCTCAGGTGGAAAAGGTGCTGCACCAGGAGGCTCAGGCCCGCCTGCCTCGCCAGGCGGATGTAGGCGCCTCCACCCCTCGCATCGAGGTGAGCGTGGGCGAGTTGGACTCTCGTGTGCGCCTGGCGCCCTGCGCGCGCATCGAGCCCTATGTGCCCGCCGGCTTCAAGCCGTGGGGCCGCACGCGCGTGGGGGTACGGTGCACCGAGGGGCCGACACGCTGGAACGTCTTCCTGCCGGTCACCGTGCGCGTCTACGCGCAGGCCTGGGTCGCGCGCACGGCGCTGCCCGCAGGCGCCGTGGTGAGCGAGGCCGACCTCGTGCGCGCGGAGGTGGACCTGGCGGCCTCGCCCGACCCGGTGATCGAGGACGCAGGTCGAGCCGTCGGTCGCACCCTGGCCCGCGCGGTGGCCCCGGGCGAGCCCTTCAGAACCACCCACATGCGGCCGATACAGTGGTTCTCCGCGGGCGAGACGGTCAAGGTCGTGGCGGTGGGCAAAGGCTTCACCGTCGTGGGTGAAGCCCGCGCCCTCGGCCCGGGGCTGGATGGTCAGAAGGTGCGCGTGCGCACCGACAGCGGCCGGGTAGTGGTCGGCGTGGCGAGCGCCGCCCAGACGGTGGAGGTGCGCCTGTGA
- the flgE gene encoding flagellar hook protein FlgE: protein MSFQQGLSGLNASSKSLDVIGNNVANANTFGAKGARAEFADMYATAMNGTGANNIGIGVNLAAVAQQFSQGNITTTENPLDLAINGAGFFQVANVARDPNAAPDTPPTLASPPLYTRNGQFKVDRNGYIVNNQQQVLLGYMADANGQIAPQQARPIQLPTAGIAPQMTSAIKLEFNVDSRSAVTGPSATNINFNDPTTYNNATSVTVYDRMGQDVAVTYYFQKTAPNTWNVYATANGASLLTSGGNPAPIATVNFPPTSGGNPTAAGGGSIQYFMGGGGTSTDGRVPIDIPATTKADGSTTLPIAGIELNMGGATQYGTVFGVTNLTQNGYAPGQLVGVSIDDSGVIMARFSNGQSKPAAQIELATFRNPQGLQPLGGNAWAATYASGDPTLSTPGSGNMGVLQAGALEESNIDLTAELVNMITAQRNYQANAQTIKTQDQVMQTLVNLR from the coding sequence ATGAGTTTCCAGCAAGGTCTGTCCGGCTTGAACGCCTCGAGCAAGAGCCTCGACGTCATCGGCAATAACGTCGCCAACGCCAACACCTTCGGGGCCAAGGGCGCGAGGGCCGAGTTCGCCGACATGTACGCGACCGCGATGAACGGCACCGGCGCCAACAACATCGGCATCGGCGTGAACCTGGCCGCGGTGGCGCAGCAGTTCAGCCAGGGCAACATCACCACTACCGAGAACCCGCTGGATCTGGCCATCAACGGCGCGGGCTTCTTCCAAGTCGCCAACGTCGCGCGCGACCCCAACGCCGCGCCCGACACGCCGCCCACCCTCGCCAGCCCGCCGCTTTACACGCGCAACGGGCAGTTCAAGGTGGACCGCAACGGCTACATCGTCAACAACCAGCAGCAGGTGTTGCTGGGTTACATGGCCGATGCGAACGGGCAGATCGCCCCGCAGCAGGCGCGCCCGATTCAGTTGCCCACCGCCGGCATCGCGCCGCAGATGACCAGCGCCATCAAGCTCGAGTTCAACGTGGACTCGCGCTCGGCGGTCACCGGCCCGTCGGCCACCAACATCAACTTCAACGACCCCACGACGTACAACAACGCCACCTCGGTGACGGTGTACGACCGCATGGGGCAGGATGTCGCGGTCACGTACTACTTCCAGAAGACCGCCCCGAACACCTGGAACGTGTACGCGACAGCCAACGGGGCCTCTTTGCTCACGAGCGGCGGCAATCCGGCTCCGATCGCCACCGTCAACTTCCCGCCGACCTCGGGAGGCAATCCGACAGCCGCTGGAGGGGGCTCGATCCAGTACTTCATGGGCGGGGGCGGCACCTCCACCGACGGGCGCGTGCCGATCGACATCCCGGCCACGACCAAGGCCGACGGCTCGACCACCTTGCCCATCGCGGGTATCGAGCTGAACATGGGCGGTGCCACGCAGTACGGCACGGTGTTCGGCGTCACCAACCTCACGCAGAACGGCTACGCCCCCGGCCAGCTGGTGGGCGTGTCGATCGATGACAGCGGCGTCATCATGGCGCGCTTTTCCAACGGCCAGTCCAAGCCGGCCGCGCAGATCGAGCTGGCGACCTTCCGCAACCCGCAGGGGCTGCAGCCGCTGGGCGGCAACGCGTGGGCGGCCACCTACGCGTCGGGTGACCCGACGCTGTCCACCCCCGGCTCGGGGAACATGGGCGTGTTGCAGGCCGGCGCGCTGGAAGAGTCCAACATCGACCTCACCGCCGAGCTGGTCAACATGATCACGGCACAGCGCAACTACCAGGCCAACGCGCAGACCATCAAGACGCAGGACCAGGTGATGCAGACGCTGGTGAACCTGCGGTGA
- the flgC gene encoding flagellar basal body rod protein FlgC produces the protein MSMFKIFNIAGSAVSAQSQRLNVVASNLANADTVAGPDGQPYKARQVVFQTVLMGEQGSAGVRVDQVVEDNAPGRRVYAPSHPQADAQGYVTYSNVNAVEEMVNMISASRSYQNNVEVMNTAKALLQKTLQLGQ, from the coding sequence ATGTCGATGTTCAAGATCTTCAATATCGCCGGCAGCGCGGTCAGCGCGCAGTCCCAGCGGCTCAACGTCGTCGCCAGCAACCTGGCCAATGCCGACACGGTGGCCGGCCCGGACGGCCAACCCTACAAAGCGCGTCAGGTCGTGTTCCAGACGGTGCTGATGGGCGAGCAGGGCTCGGCCGGCGTCAGGGTCGACCAGGTGGTCGAGGACAACGCGCCGGGCCGGCGCGTGTACGCACCGAGCCACCCGCAAGCCGACGCGCAGGGGTATGTGACCTACAGCAACGTGAACGCGGTCGAGGAGATGGTCAACATGATCTCGGCCTCGCGCTCCTACCAGAACAACGTCGAAGTCATGAACACCGCCAAAGCCTTGCTGCAGAAGACGCTGCAGCTCGGCCAGTGA
- a CDS encoding RNA polymerase sigma factor FliA → MYTAKGRLDHNAMLQQYSPLVRRLAHQMIAKLPANVEIDDLIQVGMIGLNDALSRYDAAHGVQFETFATQRIRGAMLDELRGADWMSRGTRKQQRMIEAAVHKLEQRLGRPPQESEIAREMGITLAEYQDLLNKVRGTQLVYIEDIGGSDKDDYLDRHVADTEADPLRILNDQRLRRALVEAIKTLPEREQYVMSMYYEQDMNLKEIAAVLGVTESRVCQLHSQSIARLRVKLRGW, encoded by the coding sequence ATGTACACCGCCAAAGGCCGCCTCGACCACAACGCGATGCTGCAGCAGTACAGCCCGCTGGTGCGCCGCCTCGCGCATCAGATGATCGCCAAGCTGCCGGCCAACGTGGAGATCGACGACCTGATCCAGGTCGGCATGATCGGCCTCAACGACGCACTGAGCCGGTACGACGCCGCGCATGGCGTGCAGTTCGAGACGTTCGCGACCCAGCGCATCCGAGGAGCGATGCTCGATGAACTGCGTGGCGCCGACTGGATGAGCCGCGGCACGCGCAAGCAGCAACGCATGATCGAGGCCGCCGTCCACAAGCTGGAGCAAAGGCTCGGCCGACCCCCGCAGGAAAGCGAGATCGCCCGCGAGATGGGGATCACGCTGGCCGAGTACCAGGACCTGCTCAACAAGGTGCGAGGCACGCAGCTCGTGTACATCGAGGACATCGGCGGCAGCGACAAGGACGATTACCTCGACCGCCACGTGGCCGACACCGAGGCCGACCCGCTGCGGATACTCAACGACCAGCGGCTGCGCCGCGCCTTGGTGGAAGCCATCAAGACGCTGCCCGAGCGGGAGCAATACGTGATGAGCATGTATTACGAGCAGGACATGAACCTGAAGGAAATCGCGGCCGTACTCGGCGTCACCGAGTCCCGCGTCTGCCAGTTGCACAGCCAGTCCATCGCGCGCCTGCGAGTCAAGCTGCGCGGCTGGTGA
- a CDS encoding flagellar basal body L-ring protein FlgH, whose translation MKPMTLLVALSAALTGCSTMDPKVEVAGPTSMYPQPQPQPQVSNGAIFQAAAYRPLFEDHRARLPGDTLTVNIVERVQASQKSTTTVDRTGKVEAGVKALPFLSSNSFDRASVSGSSSNTFSGKGGTESTNNFTGTITATVIEVLPNGHLVIAGEKQIGLNKNVEVMRFSGRVDPRSIQPGNIVASSQIADVRLQYKGQGQQAEAQGIGWLARFFLNVLPM comes from the coding sequence ATGAAGCCGATGACGCTGCTCGTGGCGCTCAGCGCGGCCCTGACGGGCTGCTCGACGATGGACCCCAAGGTCGAGGTGGCGGGGCCCACGTCGATGTACCCGCAGCCCCAGCCGCAGCCCCAGGTCTCCAATGGCGCGATCTTCCAGGCAGCGGCCTATCGCCCGCTCTTCGAGGACCATCGCGCGCGCCTGCCGGGCGACACGCTGACGGTCAACATCGTCGAGCGTGTCCAGGCCAGCCAGAAGTCCACCACCACGGTGGATCGCACGGGCAAGGTCGAGGCCGGGGTGAAGGCACTGCCGTTTCTGAGCAGCAACTCGTTCGATCGCGCCAGCGTCTCCGGTTCCTCGTCCAACACCTTCTCCGGCAAGGGCGGGACCGAGAGCACCAACAACTTCACCGGCACCATCACCGCCACCGTCATCGAGGTGCTGCCCAACGGGCACCTCGTGATCGCCGGCGAGAAGCAGATCGGCCTCAACAAGAACGTCGAGGTGATGCGCTTCTCGGGCCGCGTCGATCCTCGCTCCATCCAACCCGGCAATATCGTCGCCTCCAGCCAGATCGCCGACGTGCGCCTGCAGTACAAGGGGCAGGGGCAGCAGGCCGAAGCCCAGGGAATTGGGTGGTTGGCCCGGTTCTTTTTGAATGTTCTTCCGATGTGA
- the flgG gene encoding flagellar basal-body rod protein FlgG, giving the protein MMRSLWISKTGMEAQQVQLDHVSHNLANVATTGYKRASAQFEDLMYQNLRQSGAASSEQSTLPTGLQVGLGVRSVATQRAFTQGNLQQTGNSLDVAINGNGFFQIQMPDGTVAYTRDGSFKTDANGQLVTNNGYLVAPGLTVPPNTQSLTVAPDGTVSATVQGSAQPVVLGNLQLASFVNPGGLEPRGQNLFVETAASGTPTTNAPGSDGLGTLQQGYLETSNVNVVEELVAMIQTQRAYELNSKAIQTSDQMLQRLAQL; this is encoded by the coding sequence ATGATGCGCTCCCTGTGGATCTCCAAAACGGGCATGGAAGCCCAGCAGGTGCAACTGGACCACGTCTCGCACAACCTCGCCAACGTGGCCACCACTGGCTACAAGCGAGCCAGCGCGCAGTTCGAGGACTTGATGTACCAGAACCTGCGTCAAAGCGGCGCGGCGTCCAGCGAACAGAGCACGCTGCCCACCGGCTTGCAGGTCGGCCTGGGCGTGCGCTCGGTCGCCACGCAGCGAGCGTTCACGCAAGGCAACCTGCAGCAGACGGGCAACTCGCTCGACGTGGCGATCAACGGCAACGGGTTCTTCCAGATCCAGATGCCTGACGGCACCGTGGCCTACACCCGCGACGGCTCCTTCAAGACCGACGCCAACGGCCAGCTCGTCACCAACAACGGCTACCTCGTGGCGCCCGGCCTGACCGTGCCGCCCAACACCCAGAGCCTGACCGTGGCGCCCGACGGCACCGTGAGCGCGACCGTGCAGGGCTCGGCCCAGCCCGTCGTGCTCGGCAACCTACAGTTGGCCAGCTTCGTCAACCCGGGCGGCCTGGAGCCGCGGGGGCAGAACCTCTTCGTCGAGACCGCCGCCTCCGGCACGCCGACGACCAACGCCCCGGGCAGCGACGGCCTGGGCACGCTGCAACAAGGCTACCTGGAGACGTCCAACGTCAACGTGGTCGAGGAGTTGGTGGCGATGATCCAGACGCAGCGGGCCTACGAGCTCAACTCCAAGGCCATCCAGACGTCCGACCAGATGCTGCAACGTCTGGCGCAGCTGTGA
- the flgF gene encoding flagellar basal-body rod protein FlgF encodes MDRMIYLSMAGAKAMMQRQETLANNLANASTTGFRAELQAFRAVPVRGEGASTRVYALETTTGYDATPGVVHATGRPLDVAMQGNAWLAVQGLDGTEAYTRNGALTVSADGTLMTQGGLVVLGDGGPLQAPPNATLSIAPDGTVSARQGNGTSTPVGRLKLVTPEAPLQRGADGLFRAPGAEDLPADPNARLQDGALEGSNVSAVETMVQMIAAARQFEAQMKLLQTAERNEQTAGKLLAPNGA; translated from the coding sequence ATGGACCGCATGATCTATCTCTCGATGGCCGGGGCCAAGGCGATGATGCAGCGCCAGGAGACGCTGGCCAACAATCTCGCCAACGCCTCGACCACGGGGTTCCGTGCCGAGCTGCAGGCCTTTCGCGCCGTGCCGGTGCGCGGCGAAGGTGCGAGCACCCGGGTGTACGCGCTGGAAACGACCACCGGCTACGACGCCACACCCGGCGTGGTGCACGCCACCGGCCGCCCGCTGGACGTCGCGATGCAGGGCAATGCCTGGCTCGCCGTGCAGGGTCTGGACGGCACCGAGGCCTACACGCGCAACGGGGCACTGACGGTATCGGCCGACGGCACCCTGATGACTCAGGGCGGCCTCGTGGTGCTGGGCGACGGCGGCCCCCTCCAAGCGCCGCCCAATGCAACCCTGTCGATCGCCCCGGACGGCACGGTCTCCGCCCGTCAGGGCAACGGCACGTCTACGCCGGTCGGCCGGCTGAAACTCGTCACGCCGGAGGCACCGTTGCAGCGCGGGGCCGACGGGCTCTTCCGCGCTCCGGGGGCCGAGGACCTGCCCGCCGACCCCAACGCCCGCTTGCAGGACGGCGCCCTGGAAGGCTCGAACGTGAGCGCCGTCGAGACGATGGTGCAGATGATCGCCGCCGCGCGCCAGTTCGAGGCGCAGATGAAGCTCTTGCAGACGGCCGAACGCAACGAACAGACGGCCGGCAAGCTGCTGGCGCCCAACGGCGCTTAA
- a CDS encoding flagellar hook assembly protein FlgD — translation MSTAAISSTAAGSNAPAGATASTKNELNAQDRFLKMLVAQMQNQDPLNPLDNAQVTSQMAQINTVTGIEKLNGGINAMLLQLTQAQALQGASLVGRDVLVPGDTMRLNDKGEGRAGFDLASKADKVTVEVLDQSGAVLDRFELGALDAGRHYLGWKAEDADEAGDEVRFRITAKAGASAVAATTYARDTVGAVSTSRGSLELDLAGGGTVAYNQVKAVI, via the coding sequence ATGAGCACCGCCGCAATCTCCAGCACTGCCGCCGGCTCGAATGCCCCGGCCGGCGCGACCGCCTCCACCAAGAACGAACTGAACGCGCAGGACCGGTTCCTCAAGATGCTGGTGGCGCAGATGCAGAACCAGGACCCGCTCAACCCTCTGGACAACGCACAGGTGACCAGCCAGATGGCGCAGATCAACACCGTCACGGGCATCGAAAAGCTCAACGGCGGCATCAACGCGATGCTGCTGCAGCTCACCCAGGCGCAGGCGCTGCAAGGGGCCTCGCTGGTCGGGCGCGACGTGCTGGTGCCTGGCGACACCATGCGGCTGAACGACAAGGGCGAGGGCCGTGCCGGCTTCGATCTGGCGTCCAAGGCCGACAAGGTCACGGTCGAGGTGCTCGACCAGAGCGGCGCGGTGCTCGACCGCTTCGAACTCGGCGCCCTGGATGCCGGGCGGCACTACCTGGGCTGGAAAGCCGAGGACGCCGACGAGGCGGGCGACGAGGTGCGCTTCCGCATCACGGCCAAGGCCGGCGCCTCGGCGGTGGCCGCCACCACCTACGCACGCGACACCGTGGGGGCCGTGAGCACCAGCCGCGGCAGCCTCGAGCTCGATCTCGCCGGCGGCGGCACCGTCGCCTACAACCAGGTCAAGGCCGTCATCTGA
- a CDS encoding methyl-accepting chemotaxis protein, producing the protein MLTLFQKKSAEHEVTQQPSGSQVDARALIQSLQKEASGLGREAAEVRGVIEDTIQTSSRQTEALASLAEQARGIQQAQATIGSVTEQSRGSVGKARQAVEDVGREVGGIVDTLREVAEAAREITRIAMQTRLVAFNASVEAKRAGEAGRGFGVVADAVKDLAAKVEASSKQIMGTVGDLDARVGALAREIRSDTTSGAQASAFHKALAEVEAGVDSIMRAAAESRHASDGMNQQMAVIEAEARQATQALQTALQRSESFLRVSEHLMEAIAACGIETEDSPYIAAAQEAAAQISQLLENAVRTGMLTLADLFDEQYRPIPGTNPQQHTTRFVEMSDRLFPQVQERMLAFSPKVVYCIAVDRNGYVPTHNRRYCQPQRPGDVVWNTANSRYRRIFNDRTGLASARNRKPFLLQTYRRDMGGGRHVLMKEVSAPIVVEGRHWGAIRLAYQF; encoded by the coding sequence ATGCTCACCCTGTTTCAAAAGAAGTCCGCGGAGCACGAGGTGACACAGCAGCCCTCGGGCTCCCAGGTCGATGCACGCGCACTCATCCAGTCGCTGCAAAAGGAAGCCTCCGGGCTCGGCCGGGAGGCGGCCGAGGTGCGCGGCGTCATCGAGGACACGATCCAGACCTCGTCGCGCCAGACCGAGGCGCTGGCCTCGCTGGCCGAGCAGGCCCGCGGCATCCAGCAGGCCCAGGCGACGATCGGCAGCGTCACCGAGCAAAGCCGGGGCTCGGTGGGCAAAGCCCGGCAGGCGGTGGAGGACGTGGGGCGCGAGGTGGGCGGCATCGTCGACACCTTGCGCGAGGTGGCCGAGGCTGCGCGTGAGATCACCCGAATCGCCATGCAGACCCGGCTGGTCGCATTCAACGCCTCGGTGGAGGCCAAACGTGCGGGCGAGGCCGGGCGCGGTTTCGGCGTCGTTGCCGATGCCGTCAAGGACCTGGCGGCGAAGGTCGAGGCGTCCTCCAAGCAGATCATGGGCACGGTCGGCGACCTCGACGCCCGGGTGGGCGCCCTGGCGCGCGAGATCCGCAGCGATACGACGAGCGGCGCTCAGGCCAGCGCGTTCCACAAGGCACTGGCCGAGGTCGAGGCCGGAGTGGACAGCATCATGCGGGCCGCCGCGGAAAGCCGCCATGCCAGCGACGGCATGAACCAGCAGATGGCGGTGATCGAGGCCGAGGCCCGTCAGGCCACGCAGGCCCTGCAGACCGCGCTACAGCGCAGCGAATCCTTCCTGCGCGTCAGCGAGCATCTGATGGAGGCCATCGCGGCGTGCGGCATCGAGACCGAGGACAGCCCGTACATCGCGGCGGCGCAGGAGGCTGCGGCGCAGATCTCCCAGCTCCTCGAGAACGCGGTGCGCACCGGCATGTTGACGCTCGCGGACCTCTTCGACGAGCAGTACCGACCGATCCCGGGTACCAACCCGCAGCAGCACACCACGCGCTTCGTCGAGATGTCAGACCGGCTGTTTCCGCAGGTGCAAGAACGCATGCTGGCCTTCTCGCCGAAGGTGGTCTATTGCATCGCGGTGGACCGCAACGGCTACGTGCCCACGCACAACCGCCGCTACTGTCAGCCCCAGCGCCCCGGGGACGTGGTGTGGAACACCGCCAACAGCCGCTACCGGCGCATCTTCAACGACCGCACGGGCTTGGCTTCCGCGCGCAACCGCAAGCCGTTCCTGCTGCAGACGTACCGCCGCGACATGGGCGGCGGGCGCCACGTGCTGATGAAGGAAGTGTCGGCGCCGATCGTGGTGGAGGGCCGACACTGGGGTGCGATCCGGCTCGCCTACCAGTTCTGA
- the flgB gene encoding flagellar basal body rod protein FlgB translates to MLDRLTSTLDFQSEALALRAERQRVLAGNIANADTPGYVARDFDFAQALRRAAAAAGSGGTGAPVVLRASAPGHIAPPPGTRATVELQYARPAQTNLDGNSVDMDRERAAFADNAVKYEATLRFLNGSVKTMLTAITGQ, encoded by the coding sequence ATGCTCGATCGCCTCACTTCCACGCTCGACTTCCAATCGGAGGCGCTGGCGCTGCGTGCCGAGCGGCAGCGGGTGCTGGCCGGCAACATCGCCAATGCCGACACCCCGGGCTACGTCGCGCGGGACTTCGACTTCGCCCAGGCGCTGCGCCGGGCGGCAGCCGCAGCGGGCTCGGGCGGCACCGGTGCGCCGGTGGTCCTGCGCGCCTCCGCGCCCGGGCACATCGCCCCGCCCCCGGGCACCCGCGCCACCGTGGAGTTGCAGTACGCGCGTCCCGCGCAGACCAACCTAGACGGCAACTCGGTGGACATGGATCGCGAGCGTGCGGCCTTCGCCGACAACGCCGTCAAGTACGAGGCGACGCTGCGCTTTCTCAACGGCTCGGTCAAGACCATGCTGACGGCGATCACCGGTCAGTGA
- the flgM gene encoding flagellar biosynthesis anti-sigma factor FlgM → MKIGNSVETPAVAGHGAAPARPAAGESAAAGRSAAAAETGGAAAGSVTVKLSSTATALLASNAEFDAQKVEAIRQAIADGTYRVNPEAIADKLIANARELLDRRSH, encoded by the coding sequence ATGAAGATCGGCAATTCCGTCGAGACACCCGCGGTCGCGGGCCATGGTGCTGCGCCCGCCCGCCCCGCTGCGGGCGAGTCCGCCGCCGCGGGCCGCAGCGCCGCTGCCGCGGAGACGGGCGGCGCCGCCGCCGGAAGCGTGACGGTGAAGCTGTCCAGCACCGCGACCGCCTTGCTGGCGAGCAATGCGGAGTTCGACGCGCAGAAGGTCGAAGCGATCCGCCAGGCGATCGCCGACGGCACCTACCGCGTCAACCCCGAAGCGATTGCCGACAAGCTGATCGCGAACGCCCGCGAACTGCTCGACCGCCGCTCGCACTGA
- a CDS encoding flagellar basal body P-ring protein FlgI, protein MKITTERLLRAAVALAALLASAALWWPLPANALRIKEVAAVQGVRANQLVGYGLVVGLDGTGDQTTQTPFTTQSIAAMLQQMGVSIPPGTNMQLRNVAAVMVTAQLPPFAQPGQAIDVNVSSMGNAKSLRGGTLIATPLKGADGQIYALAQGNVVVGGAGASQGGSKVQINHLSAGRIPAGATVERGVPTPLAQSEYIQLDLNAADFNTARQVAQAINRAKGAGVAEALDGRAVRVRAPAAPGERVAFLADIENLPIDIATPAAKVVLNARTGSIVMNQSVTLGPCAVAHGNLSVSISSTPVVSQPGPLSGGQTVVTEKSDIQIRQDGGALIQMPAGTQLTDVVKALNALGATPQDLLAILQAMKAAGALQAELEVI, encoded by the coding sequence ATGAAGATCACGACCGAACGTCTGTTGCGCGCCGCCGTCGCCTTGGCGGCGTTGCTCGCCAGCGCGGCGCTGTGGTGGCCCTTGCCGGCGAATGCGCTGCGCATCAAGGAAGTGGCTGCCGTCCAGGGCGTGCGCGCCAACCAGTTGGTCGGCTATGGCCTCGTCGTCGGTCTGGATGGCACGGGTGACCAGACCACGCAGACCCCCTTCACCACCCAGAGCATCGCGGCGATGCTGCAGCAGATGGGCGTGAGCATCCCGCCCGGCACGAACATGCAGCTGCGCAACGTGGCGGCGGTGATGGTGACGGCCCAGCTGCCCCCCTTCGCGCAACCCGGTCAGGCCATCGACGTGAACGTCTCGTCGATGGGCAACGCCAAGTCGCTGCGCGGCGGCACGCTCATCGCCACCCCGCTCAAGGGCGCGGACGGGCAGATCTACGCCCTCGCGCAAGGCAATGTCGTGGTCGGCGGGGCGGGCGCCTCGCAAGGCGGTAGCAAGGTGCAGATCAATCACTTGAGCGCCGGACGCATCCCCGCGGGGGCCACCGTCGAGCGCGGCGTGCCCACCCCGCTGGCGCAGTCCGAGTACATCCAGCTCGACCTCAACGCGGCCGACTTCAACACCGCGCGCCAAGTGGCGCAGGCCATCAACCGCGCCAAGGGAGCCGGGGTCGCCGAGGCGCTGGACGGCCGCGCCGTGAGGGTGCGGGCCCCGGCCGCGCCGGGCGAGCGCGTCGCCTTCCTGGCCGACATCGAGAACCTGCCGATCGACATCGCGACGCCGGCCGCGAAGGTGGTGCTCAACGCCCGCACCGGCTCCATCGTGATGAACCAGTCGGTCACGCTCGGGCCGTGCGCCGTCGCGCACGGCAACCTCTCGGTGAGCATCAGCTCCACCCCCGTCGTGAGCCAGCCTGGGCCCCTGTCGGGCGGCCAGACGGTGGTGACGGAGAAGTCCGACATCCAGATCCGTCAGGACGGCGGCGCCCTCATCCAGATGCCGGCGGGCACCCAGCTCACCGACGTGGTCAAGGCGCTCAACGCACTGGGTGCCACGCCGCAGGACCTGCTCGCGATCCTGCAGGCCATGAAGGCCGCCGGGGCGCTGCAAGCCGAGCTGGAGGTGATCTGA